The proteins below are encoded in one region of Marinobacter sp. F4206:
- a CDS encoding TIGR01458 family HAD-type hydrolase, which translates to MPKPQGFCLDISGVLHEGGEAVTGARAALSRVREAGVPCRFLTNTSRKPSRAVLDELRKLGFEVNEKEVLTAPAAVARYVKARKLKAWLLVHPDIEEEFEPASFSDADAVVVCDAGERFDYRRLDQAFALLMEGAPLLTVGMNRYFKASDGLHLDAGPFIRALEYAAGVDATIIGKPGEAMFQEACDSMGLAPGDCLMIGDDVEADIGGARKAGLQAALVKTGKYQESDGARAAELGAGVFDDITAVVSHWLNVQ; encoded by the coding sequence ATGCCAAAACCCCAGGGATTCTGTCTCGATATTTCCGGTGTGCTCCACGAAGGGGGAGAGGCCGTCACCGGCGCCCGGGCCGCCCTTTCCAGGGTCCGCGAGGCGGGTGTGCCCTGCCGCTTTCTCACCAACACGTCCCGCAAGCCCTCCCGGGCCGTGCTGGACGAACTCCGCAAACTGGGTTTCGAGGTCAATGAGAAAGAGGTGCTGACGGCACCGGCCGCAGTCGCGCGTTACGTGAAGGCCCGGAAGCTGAAAGCCTGGCTGCTGGTGCATCCTGACATTGAGGAAGAGTTCGAACCGGCTTCCTTCTCCGATGCAGATGCGGTCGTGGTCTGTGATGCCGGGGAACGCTTCGATTACCGTCGGCTGGATCAGGCCTTCGCTCTGCTGATGGAAGGCGCGCCCTTGCTGACGGTGGGCATGAATCGTTACTTCAAGGCATCCGACGGTCTGCACCTGGATGCCGGCCCCTTCATTCGCGCCCTGGAGTATGCGGCCGGGGTGGACGCCACCATTATTGGCAAGCCCGGCGAGGCCATGTTCCAGGAGGCCTGTGACAGCATGGGGCTGGCGCCGGGCGACTGCCTGATGATCGGCGACGATGTGGAAGCGGATATTGGCGGCGCCCGGAAGGCGGGGCTCCAGGCGGCGCTGGTGAAAACGGGCAAGTATCAGGAATCGGATGGGGCCCGGGCCGCGGAACTCGGCGCCGGTGTTTTCGACGATATCACCGCCGTGGTATCACACTGGCTCAACGTTCAATGA
- a CDS encoding STAS/SEC14 domain-containing protein, protein MIEVLTDFPDNVLAFACHGHVTKQDYESVLMPAVETALEGQSKLRLYYETASDFDGIAPGAVWEDTKAGLGHRDRWEKFAVVTDVGWIGHTMKLFSFLMPGDLRVFSTDQAAQAREWIVA, encoded by the coding sequence ATGATTGAAGTGTTAACGGACTTTCCGGATAACGTACTGGCGTTCGCTTGTCATGGCCATGTCACGAAGCAAGATTACGAGTCGGTTCTTATGCCCGCTGTTGAGACGGCGCTTGAGGGTCAGTCCAAGTTGCGACTCTACTATGAAACGGCCTCGGATTTTGATGGCATCGCCCCTGGAGCCGTCTGGGAAGATACCAAGGCGGGCTTGGGTCACCGGGATCGTTGGGAGAAGTTTGCTGTGGTAACCGATGTGGGTTGGATAGGCCACACCATGAAGCTTTTCAGTTTCCTGATGCCTGGAGATCTACGCGTGTTTTCGACGGATCAAGCGGCTCAGGCGCGGGAATGGATTGTGGCGTGA
- a CDS encoding DUF4174 domain-containing protein encodes MHNVRRFLATLLVLVSLTAYGAEMNNLGDYQWKNRLILVQAASETEGAAEILRDARAELDDRDVIWFVNTGEGLVSNQATVSGGVEHDINELLAKGHSEDRVLLIGKDGGIKSRESSLDLDAIFRRIDAMPMRIREMRTGD; translated from the coding sequence TTGCACAACGTCCGCCGGTTTTTGGCAACGCTGCTGGTGCTTGTTTCGCTAACGGCTTACGGAGCGGAGATGAACAATCTGGGCGACTATCAATGGAAAAACCGCCTGATCCTGGTTCAGGCAGCGTCGGAAACGGAGGGCGCTGCTGAAATCCTCAGGGATGCCCGCGCCGAACTCGATGACCGTGACGTTATCTGGTTCGTGAACACCGGGGAGGGTCTGGTTTCAAATCAGGCAACGGTGTCCGGTGGTGTTGAGCACGACATCAACGAACTGCTCGCAAAGGGCCATTCTGAAGATCGGGTGCTGCTGATCGGAAAAGACGGCGGGATCAAAAGCCGCGAATCCAGCCTCGACCTTGACGCTATTTTCCGCCGTATCGATGCCATGCCGATGCGCATTCGCGAGATGCGCACCGGCGATTAA
- a CDS encoding S41 family peptidase: protein MKPAQRPGSSLSSPDFASLQGVWRSQGYGTVLLIEEDWYTLFEETSISCLKIHEGSIEELDHYYEDLVVSPGGQAFSAHRVTGVARISFRRLKGLPASVTESHRHKAKDPQYNFDVFWRTFHEQYALFELKGVAWDQAHQHYLPQINANPSQETLFAIMVAMLRPLKDGHIRLHSPLGHYRAGAEPALFRRLTRELEDANDDRELTSYLGEINESARDLIHEDYLSGAVSHGGNRLVEWGRLNGLIGYLNIRAMAGQSGKSGKPAADLRAVDSVMKRVLADVGELPNLVIDLRNNGGGYDGVALRFAAYLMDRKRLAFTKSARHGNGFTGKQSVYVTPVNETYQGNLFVLTSELTASAAEIFVLSLLQHPRLTLIGEPTQGILSDTLERHLPNGWHLTLSNEIYRAYDGEIYEDVGIPPHIRLKYLGRKGREEGKDPMLERVIKLVGG, encoded by the coding sequence ATGAAACCCGCCCAACGTCCCGGCAGTTCTCTTTCCAGCCCTGATTTTGCAAGCCTGCAGGGTGTCTGGCGTTCCCAGGGTTACGGCACTGTGTTGCTGATCGAGGAAGATTGGTACACCCTTTTTGAAGAAACCAGCATCAGCTGCCTGAAAATTCATGAGGGCAGTATTGAAGAACTCGATCACTATTACGAAGATCTGGTGGTATCCCCTGGTGGCCAGGCGTTCAGTGCCCATCGGGTAACGGGCGTAGCACGCATCAGCTTCCGTCGCCTGAAAGGATTGCCCGCCAGTGTCACTGAAAGTCACAGGCACAAGGCAAAGGATCCGCAATACAACTTTGACGTTTTCTGGCGAACCTTTCACGAGCAATACGCCCTGTTTGAACTCAAGGGTGTGGCCTGGGACCAGGCGCATCAGCACTATCTTCCCCAGATTAACGCGAACCCATCACAGGAAACGCTCTTTGCCATCATGGTTGCGATGCTACGGCCCCTGAAGGATGGCCATATTCGCCTGCATTCACCCTTGGGTCATTACCGGGCAGGTGCCGAGCCGGCGCTCTTCAGGCGGCTGACACGGGAACTTGAAGATGCCAATGATGACCGTGAGCTCACCAGCTACCTGGGCGAGATCAACGAGTCGGCGCGTGACTTGATCCATGAAGATTATCTTTCAGGCGCCGTTAGCCATGGCGGCAACCGGCTGGTGGAGTGGGGGCGGCTTAATGGCCTCATCGGTTACCTGAATATCCGGGCCATGGCCGGGCAAAGCGGCAAGTCAGGCAAACCGGCTGCGGATCTCAGGGCGGTCGATAGTGTGATGAAGCGGGTGCTGGCAGATGTTGGCGAGCTGCCCAATCTGGTGATCGATCTTCGCAATAATGGTGGGGGGTACGATGGTGTCGCACTGCGCTTTGCAGCGTACCTGATGGATCGCAAACGGCTGGCGTTCACGAAGTCAGCCCGTCATGGCAATGGATTCACCGGAAAGCAGTCTGTCTATGTCACACCTGTCAATGAGACTTACCAGGGCAACCTGTTTGTGCTGACCAGCGAGCTAACGGCCAGTGCCGCAGAAATCTTCGTGCTCTCATTGCTGCAGCATCCCCGTCTCACTCTTATAGGCGAGCCTACCCAGGGCATCCTTTCCGACACGCTCGAGCGCCATTTGCCAAATGGCTGGCACCTGACCCTGTCGAATGAAATCTATCGGGCCTACGACGGTGAGATCTACGAAGATGTCGGCATCCCGCCACACATCCGTCTCAAGTACCTCGGCCGAAAAGGGCGCGAGGAAGGCAAAGACCCGATGCTGGAGCGGGTCATTAAGCTGGTCGGCGGTTGA
- a CDS encoding metallophosphoesterase family protein, whose protein sequence is MQIGVIADTHSKMRPEALEALEGSDLILHAGDVGRDEVLEALQAIAPLVAIRGNIDTAGRAATLPDVQDLEFLGHAFYMLHDVKTLEFNPQGRYRVVIAGHSHKPRNEWIGDVLYFNPGGAGPRRFTLPITVGRLEVSEEGVVGEIIELPV, encoded by the coding sequence ATGCAAATCGGGGTAATCGCAGACACCCACAGCAAGATGCGTCCCGAAGCCCTGGAGGCTCTGGAGGGCTCGGATCTGATCCTTCATGCCGGTGACGTGGGTCGGGATGAGGTTCTGGAAGCACTGCAGGCCATCGCTCCCTTGGTTGCTATCCGCGGCAATATCGATACAGCAGGCCGTGCAGCGACGCTCCCTGATGTTCAGGATCTGGAATTTCTCGGCCACGCCTTTTACATGCTTCACGACGTCAAAACCCTCGAATTCAATCCGCAAGGCCGTTACCGCGTGGTGATCGCCGGCCATTCCCACAAACCCCGCAATGAATGGATTGGCGACGTGCTTTACTTCAATCCCGGTGGTGCCGGGCCCCGGCGTTTTACGCTGCCGATCACGGTAGGGCGGCTGGAGGTGAGTGAAGAGGGCGTGGTTGGTGAGATTATTGAACTGCCGGTTTGA
- a CDS encoding tautomerase family protein produces MPTYTVTVANLSLSPQQKSQIAEAITAAHNAQTGAPRFFAQVLFSAANKDDHFVGGRANTAPQVYVHGLVREGRSIEIKQALMSQMLEEIAHIVDITAEDVWIYLQDIPATQMIEFGRFLPAPGDEAEWEKGCLQESGPA; encoded by the coding sequence ATGCCCACATACACCGTCACGGTCGCGAATCTGTCTCTGTCGCCGCAGCAGAAATCACAGATCGCCGAAGCCATCACAGCCGCCCACAACGCGCAAACCGGCGCTCCCCGGTTCTTTGCCCAGGTTCTGTTTTCTGCGGCCAATAAGGACGACCACTTTGTGGGTGGCAGAGCGAACACCGCGCCTCAGGTGTATGTGCACGGCCTGGTGCGGGAGGGCAGAAGCATCGAGATCAAACAGGCCCTGATGAGCCAGATGCTTGAAGAAATCGCCCACATCGTGGACATCACAGCTGAAGATGTCTGGATCTATCTGCAGGACATTCCGGCCACCCAGATGATCGAGTTTGGGCGGTTTTTGCCAGCGCCGGGAGATGAAGCTGAGTGGGAGAAGGGATGTCTCCAGGAAAGCGGGCCAGCTTAA
- a CDS encoding AAA family ATPase, with protein MDKRVIFAVAGSGKTSRIIDWLEEDSRCLIVTYTDNNTRNIRNRVLRKFGRIPEGIKVYSYFTFLYSFCFRPLCGYELKSKGINFNYPLPKYSQRSRKDKIEHYFDKNGRLLSSRIAKFLIEFDVLPEVVERIENFFDLVCIDEVQDFAANDFNFLCALASANIDIQLVGDFYQHTFDTSRDGNTQKNLHACFDKYCEKLSKAGFYIDLESLSHSYRCSPSVCSFVKNQLAIEIESHRKDEVDVRLVDQSQEIEDIVFNNSIVKLFYQKSSSYYGYTENWGSTKGIDHFEDVCVVLNQKTFHAFSSGKLDQLPSTTKNKLYVACTRAKGNLYFVNEKELKKYKL; from the coding sequence ATGGATAAACGAGTAATCTTCGCAGTTGCTGGTTCCGGTAAAACATCAAGAATTATTGACTGGCTTGAGGAAGACAGCCGATGTCTTATCGTGACGTATACGGATAACAACACCAGAAATATAAGAAATAGAGTATTAAGAAAATTTGGAAGAATCCCTGAAGGAATTAAGGTTTATTCGTATTTTACTTTCTTGTATTCTTTTTGCTTTCGACCTTTGTGTGGTTACGAGCTAAAATCTAAGGGAATTAATTTTAATTATCCGCTGCCGAAATATTCTCAGCGGAGTCGAAAAGATAAGATTGAACACTACTTTGACAAAAATGGTCGATTGCTTTCTAGCAGAATAGCCAAATTTCTAATTGAGTTTGACGTTCTCCCCGAAGTAGTTGAGCGAATAGAGAATTTTTTCGACCTCGTATGTATTGATGAAGTGCAGGATTTTGCAGCTAATGATTTCAATTTTTTGTGCGCACTGGCTAGCGCAAACATTGACATTCAGCTCGTGGGCGATTTCTATCAGCACACGTTTGATACCAGCAGAGATGGAAATACTCAAAAAAATTTGCACGCCTGCTTCGATAAGTATTGTGAAAAATTATCCAAAGCGGGCTTTTATATAGACCTTGAGTCTCTGTCACACAGTTACCGATGTAGCCCAAGCGTCTGTTCCTTTGTAAAAAATCAATTGGCAATTGAAATTGAGTCTCATCGTAAAGATGAAGTAGATGTTCGCCTAGTTGACCAAAGTCAGGAGATCGAAGATATCGTTTTCAACAATTCCATAGTTAAGTTGTTTTATCAAAAGTCTAGTTCCTACTATGGATATACTGAAAACTGGGGAAGCACTAAGGGGATCGATCACTTTGAAGATGTATGTGTGGTACTTAATCAAAAAACGTTTCATGCATTTAGTTCAGGAAAACTAGATCAATTGCCCTCGACTACTAAGAATAAGCTCTATGTGGCCTGTACTAGAGCTAAGGGTAATTTGTACTTTGTAAACGAAAAAGAATTAAAAAAATATAAATTATGA
- a CDS encoding ATP-dependent endonuclease has protein sequence MQYIKKLKLFNFKRFGYFEVEFNSETNTIIGDNEAGKSSILQAIELVASGSRNKVETIGIESILNKTSIENFFATDRSFENLPEIHVELYLSDDRNPDLVGKHNSENKSLSGLHMICQPNEELAAEINQVIAEENENFPFEYYIVKFITFNGEAYSGYRRFLNCLTIDSSQINSDYANREYTKSIYDSIVDHPTRVRLKNEYRNHKIVFKENNLKDVNDRLGEYDFSVKSGAKFNLETDISLLQDQIPIDERGKGQQCFIKTEFALNRIQDQTSINTLLLEEPENHLSHSNMKRLISKISESHQNQIIIATHNSLISTRLGLRNSILLNSSSDNPLVMRDLSESTAKFFMKAPDNNILEFVLSDKVVLVEGDAEYMLLEALYSSETNRSLEEDSVHVISVGGTSFKRYIELARALGIKVAVIRDNDRNYQSNCIDNYVDYVASNVRVFSDEDNSRYTFEVCIYQDNKAICDELFSGGKIKKTPLEFMLDNKAEAAFKLLDQHADDLDIPRYIKQAVAWINE, from the coding sequence ATGCAGTATATTAAAAAGCTAAAGCTATTTAACTTTAAAAGGTTTGGGTACTTTGAGGTTGAGTTTAACTCTGAGACCAATACGATAATTGGTGACAATGAGGCAGGAAAGAGCTCAATCCTTCAAGCGATAGAGTTAGTAGCGAGCGGTAGTCGCAATAAGGTAGAGACTATTGGTATTGAATCTATTCTGAATAAAACTTCTATAGAAAATTTTTTTGCCACGGATAGATCCTTTGAAAACCTCCCAGAAATACACGTCGAGCTTTATTTAAGCGATGATAGAAATCCCGATTTGGTTGGGAAGCACAATTCCGAAAATAAAAGCTTGAGCGGATTGCACATGATTTGTCAGCCGAATGAAGAATTAGCTGCCGAAATAAATCAGGTTATCGCTGAGGAAAACGAAAATTTTCCCTTTGAATATTATATTGTAAAATTTATTACGTTTAATGGAGAGGCATATTCTGGATATCGCCGTTTCTTAAATTGCTTGACTATTGATAGCTCGCAAATTAATAGCGACTATGCCAATAGGGAGTATACAAAGTCGATATATGATTCAATAGTTGATCATCCAACTAGAGTTAGGTTGAAGAATGAATACCGAAATCACAAGATTGTGTTTAAGGAAAATAATCTTAAAGATGTGAATGATAGGTTAGGTGAATATGATTTTTCAGTAAAATCTGGCGCAAAATTTAATTTAGAAACAGATATATCACTTTTGCAAGACCAGATTCCGATAGATGAAAGAGGGAAAGGCCAGCAATGCTTCATTAAAACCGAGTTCGCATTAAATAGAATCCAAGATCAGACGTCAATAAATACTCTGTTGCTGGAAGAGCCAGAGAATCATTTGAGCCATTCCAATATGAAGAGGTTAATCTCCAAGATATCGGAGTCTCACCAAAACCAAATAATAATTGCAACACATAATAGCCTAATCAGTACGCGTCTAGGCTTACGTAATTCGATACTACTCAACAGCTCTAGCGATAACCCCCTGGTTATGAGGGATCTGTCAGAATCGACGGCCAAGTTTTTTATGAAGGCCCCTGACAACAATATTCTAGAGTTTGTTCTTTCAGACAAGGTTGTCCTTGTAGAGGGGGATGCTGAATATATGCTTCTGGAAGCATTATATTCTAGCGAAACGAATAGAAGCCTTGAGGAAGACTCCGTACATGTAATTTCTGTCGGTGGAACCAGTTTTAAAAGGTACATAGAATTGGCAAGGGCATTAGGGATAAAAGTTGCAGTCATTCGAGATAACGATAGAAATTATCAATCTAATTGCATAGATAATTATGTGGATTATGTTGCAAGTAATGTTCGAGTTTTCTCAGATGAAGACAATTCTCGCTATACATTTGAAGTCTGCATTTATCAAGATAATAAGGCTATTTGCGATGAATTGTTCTCAGGAGGAAAGATTAAAAAAACGCCGCTTGAATTTATGCTTGATAATAAGGCTGAGGCAGCATTTAAACTTTTAGACCAGCATGCAGATGATCTAGATATCCCAAGATATATTAAGCAGGCCGTTGCATGGATAAACGAGTAA
- a CDS encoding nuclease-related domain-containing protein, with amino-acid sequence MDYTQLLHTLQNAIPTAIWYLIPFFLVAAVIKSPWFKGKSGEAVVNLSAKLFLDKTRYHLIKNVTLPTEDGTTQIDHMIVSRYGKFEVETKK; translated from the coding sequence ATGGACTACACACAGCTACTGCACACCCTCCAAAACGCCATTCCAACGGCCATCTGGTATCTGATTCCGTTCTTCCTCGTTGCGGCGGTCATCAAATCGCCTTGGTTCAAAGGCAAATCTGGGGAAGCGGTGGTTAATCTTTCAGCCAAGCTATTCCTCGATAAAACCCGTTACCACCTCATCAAAAACGTCACCCTGCCCACCGAAGACGGCACCACCCAGATCGACCATATGATCGTCTCCCGGTATGGCAAGTTCGAGGTCGAGACCAAAAAATGA
- the ureG gene encoding urease accessory protein UreG has translation MTHCLRVGVGGPVGSGKTALLRQLCKALRDHYDIAVVTNDIYTREDADFLLRHEALAADRILGVETGGCPHTAIREDASMNLAAIDDLQRRHPDLELVLVESGGDNLSATFSPELSDLTLYVIDVSAGDKIPRKGGPGITKSDLLIINKIDIAEQVHASLEVMERDSKKMRGERPFVFTNLYDGVGLETIISFILERGMLPERRPEKLAETA, from the coding sequence ATGACACATTGCCTGAGAGTTGGAGTCGGTGGACCGGTTGGTTCCGGTAAAACCGCCCTGCTGCGCCAGTTGTGCAAAGCCCTGCGGGACCACTACGACATCGCCGTCGTAACCAACGACATCTACACCCGGGAAGACGCCGACTTCCTCCTGCGCCACGAAGCTCTGGCCGCAGACCGCATCCTCGGCGTGGAAACCGGCGGCTGCCCGCACACCGCCATCCGCGAAGACGCTTCCATGAACCTGGCAGCCATCGACGACCTCCAGCGCCGCCACCCGGATCTGGAACTGGTACTGGTGGAATCCGGCGGCGACAACCTCTCCGCCACCTTCAGCCCGGAACTGAGCGACCTCACCCTGTACGTGATCGACGTCTCCGCCGGCGACAAGATCCCCCGCAAAGGCGGTCCCGGCATCACCAAGTCCGACCTGCTGATCATCAACAAGATCGACATCGCCGAACAGGTGCATGCCTCCCTGGAGGTAATGGAGCGGGACAGCAAGAAAATGCGCGGCGAACGCCCCTTCGTGTTCACCAACCTGTACGACGGGGTAGGACTGGAGACGATCATCAGCTTCATTCTGGAGCGGGGCATGTTGCCGGAGCGTCGGCCTGAGAAGCTTGCCGAGACTGCTTAA
- a CDS encoding urease accessory protein UreF: MATVTNTPTPTEAGAGPAGDLALLGLMQLVSPALPIGAFAWSQGLESAFELGWVNNEAELAEWVEGVLEDGLSRCELPLLARLQGAWAESDADKLAHWNDWLHATRETAELSDEDTRLGGALVTLLRNLELLPEPHLIPEEPGYITMFAWAAHKRFVPVRQTLLGFAWAWLENQLAVACKALPLGHTAAQRIIERLRPQLVAAVDTALERDDHELGPILPGLALGSALHETQYSRLFRS; this comes from the coding sequence ATGGCCACAGTCACAAACACACCCACACCCACTGAGGCCGGCGCGGGCCCGGCTGGCGATCTGGCCCTGTTGGGCCTGATGCAACTGGTGAGCCCGGCACTGCCCATCGGTGCCTTCGCCTGGTCCCAGGGCCTGGAAAGCGCCTTCGAACTGGGCTGGGTGAACAACGAAGCCGAACTGGCCGAGTGGGTTGAAGGCGTGCTGGAAGATGGTCTGAGCCGCTGCGAACTGCCCCTGCTGGCGCGTTTGCAGGGCGCCTGGGCGGAAAGCGATGCCGACAAGCTGGCCCACTGGAACGACTGGCTGCACGCCACCCGGGAAACCGCCGAGCTGAGCGACGAAGACACCCGCCTGGGCGGTGCCCTGGTCACCCTGCTGCGCAACCTCGAGCTGCTGCCGGAGCCACATCTGATCCCGGAAGAGCCGGGCTACATCACCATGTTCGCCTGGGCCGCCCACAAACGGTTTGTGCCTGTGCGCCAGACGCTGCTCGGCTTTGCCTGGGCCTGGCTGGAAAACCAGCTCGCCGTAGCCTGCAAAGCCTTGCCCCTGGGGCACACCGCCGCGCAACGCATCATCGAACGGCTGCGCCCGCAATTGGTGGCGGCGGTAGACACTGCCCTGGAACGAGACGATCACGAACTCGGGCCCATCCTGCCGGGACTGGCGCTCGGAAGTGCCTTACACGAAACACAGTATTCACGGCTTTTCAGAAGCTGA
- a CDS encoding urease accessory protein UreE, protein MLELTKRLSEQEAAGIESSEILDNLILPYELRIRGRLRATTQTKVDVGLFLDRGPVLRDGDLLQAKTGEVIRVRAAEEQVVTARIENGQPLARLCYHLGNRHVTLAIGMDDKGAYVRITPDHVLEELAERLGATLIHHTAPFDPEPGAYTQAGYSHGNGHGNGHSHGHSHGNGHSHDHDHGHSHGHSHKHTHTH, encoded by the coding sequence ATGTTGGAACTGACAAAACGACTGAGTGAACAGGAAGCGGCCGGGATCGAGAGCTCCGAGATTCTCGACAACCTGATCCTGCCCTACGAACTGCGCATCCGAGGTCGCCTGCGCGCCACCACTCAAACAAAAGTGGACGTGGGCCTGTTTCTCGACCGTGGCCCCGTACTGCGTGACGGTGACCTGCTGCAGGCCAAAACCGGCGAGGTCATCCGCGTCCGAGCGGCCGAGGAGCAGGTGGTGACCGCCCGCATCGAAAACGGCCAGCCCCTGGCGCGCCTGTGCTACCACCTGGGCAATCGCCACGTGACCCTGGCCATCGGCATGGACGACAAGGGCGCCTATGTGCGCATCACCCCGGACCACGTGCTGGAAGAACTGGCGGAACGTCTCGGCGCCACGCTGATTCACCACACCGCCCCGTTCGACCCCGAACCCGGTGCCTACACCCAGGCCGGCTACTCTCATGGGAACGGGCATGGAAACGGTCACAGCCACGGCCATTCCCACGGGAACGGCCATTCACACGACCACGACCACGGGCATAGCCATGGCCACAGTCACAAACACACCCACACCCACTGA
- the ureC gene encoding urease subunit alpha, giving the protein MKITRQAYADMYGPTVGDRVRLGDTDLWIEVESDSTHYGDEVKFGGGKVIRDGMGQSQRADDSVMDTVITNALILDWWGIVKADVGIQKGRIAAIGKAGNPDTQPDVTIVIGPGTEIIAGEGKILTAGGIDAHIHFICPQQIEEALMSGITTMLGGGTGPATGTNATTCTPGAWHMGKMLQAVDSMPMNIGFLGKGNASLPESLELQIKAGAIGLKLHEDWGTTPASIDNCLTVADKYDVQVAIHTDTLNESGFVEDTLAAFKERCIHTYHTEGAGGGHAPDIITACSKDYVLPSSTNPTRPYTVNTIDEHLDMLMVCHHLDPNIPEDVAFADSRIRRETIAAEDILHDLGVISMIASDSQAMGRVGEVVCRTWQTAHKMKQQRGLLPEDEALGADNLRAKRYIAKYTINPAITHGIAHEVGSVEVGKLADLVLWSPAFFGVKPATILKGGMIAAAPMGDANASIPTPQPVHYRPMFGAFGKAASATRLTFVSQAALDADIGKELGLDSPLSACKGVREVRKSDMKLNDGCPHITVDPQTYEVHADGELLTCEPATELPLAQRYHLF; this is encoded by the coding sequence ATGAAGATAACCAGACAAGCCTACGCCGACATGTACGGCCCCACGGTGGGTGATCGAGTCCGCCTGGGCGACACCGACCTCTGGATCGAAGTGGAAAGCGACAGCACCCACTACGGCGACGAAGTAAAATTCGGCGGCGGCAAAGTCATCCGGGACGGCATGGGACAAAGCCAGCGCGCCGATGACTCCGTGATGGACACCGTCATCACCAACGCCCTGATTCTGGATTGGTGGGGCATCGTCAAAGCCGACGTCGGCATCCAGAAAGGCCGCATCGCCGCCATCGGCAAAGCCGGCAACCCCGACACCCAGCCGGACGTAACCATCGTCATCGGCCCCGGCACCGAAATCATCGCCGGTGAAGGCAAAATTCTCACCGCCGGTGGCATCGACGCCCACATCCACTTCATCTGCCCCCAGCAGATCGAAGAAGCGCTGATGAGCGGCATCACCACCATGCTCGGCGGCGGCACCGGCCCGGCCACCGGCACCAACGCCACCACCTGCACCCCGGGCGCCTGGCACATGGGTAAAATGCTCCAGGCCGTGGACTCGATGCCCATGAACATCGGCTTCCTGGGCAAGGGCAACGCCAGCCTGCCGGAATCCCTGGAACTGCAAATCAAAGCCGGCGCCATCGGCCTGAAACTGCACGAAGACTGGGGCACCACCCCGGCCTCCATCGACAACTGCCTCACCGTGGCGGACAAGTACGACGTGCAGGTGGCCATCCATACCGACACCCTGAACGAATCCGGCTTCGTGGAAGACACCCTGGCCGCGTTCAAAGAACGCTGCATCCACACCTACCACACTGAAGGCGCCGGCGGCGGCCACGCACCGGACATCATCACCGCCTGCTCCAAGGACTACGTGCTGCCGTCCTCCACCAACCCGACGCGGCCCTACACCGTGAACACCATCGACGAACACCTCGACATGCTGATGGTGTGCCACCACCTGGACCCGAACATCCCGGAAGACGTCGCCTTCGCGGATTCGCGCATCCGCCGGGAGACCATTGCCGCGGAAGACATCCTGCATGACCTCGGCGTGATCTCCATGATCGCCTCCGATTCCCAGGCCATGGGCCGGGTGGGCGAAGTGGTGTGCCGCACCTGGCAGACCGCCCACAAGATGAAACAGCAACGCGGCCTGCTGCCGGAAGACGAAGCCCTGGGCGCCGACAACCTGCGCGCCAAACGCTACATCGCCAAGTACACCATCAACCCCGCCATCACCCACGGCATTGCGCACGAAGTGGGCTCCGTGGAAGTGGGCAAGCTGGCGGATCTGGTGCTGTGGAGCCCGGCGTTCTTCGGCGTGAAGCCGGCCACCATCCTCAAGGGCGGGATGATTGCCGCAGCGCCCATGGGCGATGCCAACGCGTCCATCCCCACGCCCCAGCCTGTGCATTACCGCCCCATGTTCGGGGCCTTCGGCAAGGCCGCCAGTGCCACCCGCCTGACCTTCGTGAGCCAGGCCGCCCTGGACGCCGATATTGGTAAAGAGCTCGGGTTGGACAGCCCGCTGTCTGCCTGCAAGGGCGTGCGCGAGGTGCGCAAGAGCGATATGAAACTGAACGATGGCTGCCCACACATCACCGTGGACCCGCAAACCTACGAAGTACACGCCGACGGCGAGCTGCTCACCTGTGAGCCCGCCACCGAACTGCCCCTGGCCCAGCGTTATCATCTTTTTTAA